One genomic region from Leptospira tipperaryensis encodes:
- a CDS encoding zinc ribbon domain-containing protein, whose protein sequence is MDLLLIPFYIVLVGILVLPFLYVRFSIDLKSTDVESEKLELINRREVILENLRDIKIEFDTGKLTDGEFQSISNGIVKDLEEFDEKIRTIAQNIPQQTQVAPNTNEILTKYCHECGFKIEIYGAKFCPSCGTKLIV, encoded by the coding sequence ATGGATCTTCTACTCATTCCATTTTATATCGTCTTAGTCGGGATCTTAGTCCTTCCGTTTCTTTACGTACGCTTTTCCATCGATCTCAAATCTACAGACGTAGAATCCGAAAAACTGGAACTGATCAATCGAAGAGAAGTGATCTTAGAAAATCTAAGAGACATCAAAATAGAATTCGATACCGGAAAACTGACCGACGGAGAATTTCAATCCATCTCCAACGGAATCGTTAAAGACTTGGAAGAATTCGACGAGAAGATCAGGACGATCGCGCAAAACATTCCACAACAAACACAAGTTGCTCCGAACACGAACGAAATTCTTACCAAATACTGTCACGAATGCGGATTTAAGATCGAGATCTACGGAGCGAAATTTTGTCCTTCCTGCGGAACCAAACTGATAGTCTAA
- a CDS encoding cytochrome c-type biogenesis protein CcmH produces the protein MKTTLYKILIFLSIVVSISLYNPIFGDSTFTNLNEPEQIRTFHEVTSRIRCICIPSITIKSCSFNNCTVSAKLKIFIENRIVKGESADVIVNKMVHGFGEEALQDPVIQKFVEAGNTGMANSVVFGFGENILAAPDSTWINLSLGLAGVLGILFIFFFMKRKNPNSSKGSSLNSPKEETEAFNRYLSEIQEKQK, from the coding sequence TTGAAAACAACACTTTATAAAATTCTAATTTTCTTATCGATCGTTGTTTCGATTTCTCTGTACAATCCGATCTTCGGAGATTCTACCTTTACCAATTTGAACGAACCGGAACAAATCCGGACCTTTCACGAAGTCACTTCCAGAATCCGTTGTATTTGTATTCCGTCGATCACGATCAAGAGTTGTTCGTTTAACAATTGTACTGTCTCCGCGAAGCTGAAAATTTTTATAGAGAATCGGATCGTAAAGGGCGAAAGCGCGGATGTGATCGTAAACAAAATGGTACACGGATTCGGAGAAGAAGCTCTACAAGATCCGGTCATCCAAAAATTTGTGGAAGCAGGAAACACGGGAATGGCAAACTCGGTCGTCTTCGGTTTTGGAGAAAACATTCTCGCAGCGCCGGATTCCACTTGGATCAATCTGAGTTTAGGCCTCGCGGGAGTGTTAGGAATTCTTTTTATATTCTTTTTTATGAAACGTAAAAATCCGAATTCGTCCAAAGGATCCTCCCTAAATTCTCCAAAAGAGGAAACCGAAGCCTTCAATCGTTATCTTTCAGAAATACAGGAAAAACAGAAATAA
- a CDS encoding heme lyase CcmF/NrfE family subunit, whose translation MNDFGALCIIASFAILLFSILQTSYGIWKQDRQAIELGRYTLMANSAIILLAFIVLLVQLFRTDLSNYYVVMHSNEHLPLFYRLTGIWSGSSGSLLFWNLLLSIFTFIVLWQTRELINDRIPVMNLTLTVISAFFSYLAVFYSDAQPFREFQPAAIAGRGLNPLLQHWAMVIHPPILYIGYVSFAIPFCIATSALITGHLSENWFRFVRRWTIFSWFFLGTGILLGSKWAYEELGWGGYWAWDPVENASLMPWLLSTAFLHSMIIQERRGMLKFWNMLLIILAFHFCLLGTWITRSGVLEGPHSFSKSTIGTPFIIFIGISFAFFIGFLIYRRDALKPERNLEAMTSKEGSFLFNNFLLVIATLAILLGVFSPLLYGREFKAPWFNSWGVPSGILLILLMGSAPLLAWRKGADKIFFSTLFKPLLVGILGAGAYILFYTQNFTISDYSLGDVLGEIYSVVAVGLGIFTIAGIAQEYHRGIVARKETYPSENYFFSGFRMLLKNKRRYGGYLVHLAMVILFIGFAGNAFKQNTSIKFFYFLNAPEKNEIVYSSQDTGVLGNYQISASTLKIKPLVNGDAKNGLNIQNVIVSHEATFQVKRHLKDFSTMVTERRFYPQISHLSGDFETHIPTSEPAIASTPKEDLYIQLGAIEHADLSDENPDLPLLFMNYLFTNENQPVRKLENFNRFPRQIVANLEVWVNPLVKFIWAGSLLFFFSGLLILLPIGESRN comes from the coding sequence ATGAATGATTTCGGCGCGCTCTGCATAATCGCTTCTTTCGCAATTCTTCTTTTTTCCATATTACAAACTTCTTATGGAATTTGGAAACAGGATCGCCAAGCGATCGAACTCGGAAGATATACTCTGATGGCAAACTCGGCCATAATACTTTTAGCGTTTATAGTTCTTTTGGTTCAACTCTTTAGAACCGATCTTTCCAACTACTACGTAGTGATGCATTCCAACGAACATCTACCTTTGTTTTACAGACTCACGGGGATTTGGTCGGGTTCTTCCGGTTCTCTTCTTTTTTGGAATCTTTTGCTTTCCATCTTTACGTTTATCGTTCTATGGCAAACAAGAGAATTGATAAACGACAGAATTCCTGTGATGAATCTAACGTTAACCGTCATCTCGGCGTTCTTTTCTTATCTTGCGGTTTTTTATTCCGACGCTCAACCCTTTCGCGAATTCCAACCGGCGGCAATCGCTGGAAGAGGACTCAATCCTCTTTTGCAACACTGGGCGATGGTGATCCACCCGCCGATTCTTTATATAGGTTATGTGAGTTTTGCGATTCCGTTTTGTATCGCGACTTCGGCATTGATCACCGGACATCTTTCCGAAAACTGGTTTCGTTTTGTAAGAAGATGGACGATCTTTTCCTGGTTCTTTCTTGGAACTGGAATTCTTCTCGGATCAAAATGGGCGTATGAAGAATTAGGTTGGGGCGGTTACTGGGCATGGGATCCTGTCGAAAACGCGTCTTTGATGCCTTGGCTTCTATCCACCGCGTTTCTTCATTCCATGATCATTCAGGAAAGAAGGGGAATGTTAAAGTTTTGGAATATGCTTTTGATCATCCTCGCTTTTCATTTTTGTTTATTGGGAACCTGGATCACACGAAGCGGAGTTTTAGAAGGCCCTCATAGTTTTTCCAAGTCAACGATCGGAACACCGTTTATCATTTTTATCGGAATCAGCTTCGCTTTCTTTATCGGATTTTTAATCTACCGCAGAGACGCATTAAAACCGGAAAGAAACCTGGAAGCAATGACTTCCAAGGAAGGAAGTTTTCTTTTTAACAACTTTCTTCTCGTGATCGCAACTCTCGCGATTCTTCTTGGAGTGTTTTCTCCGCTTCTTTACGGAAGAGAATTCAAGGCTCCTTGGTTTAATTCTTGGGGAGTTCCGTCCGGAATTCTTCTCATCCTCTTGATGGGATCTGCGCCCCTCCTTGCTTGGAGAAAGGGCGCGGATAAAATTTTCTTTTCCACACTCTTCAAACCGTTGTTAGTCGGAATCTTGGGTGCGGGAGCTTACATTCTTTTTTACACTCAGAATTTTACGATCAGCGATTATAGCCTCGGAGATGTACTCGGAGAAATTTATTCGGTCGTCGCGGTCGGTCTCGGAATTTTCACGATTGCCGGAATCGCTCAAGAATATCACAGAGGAATCGTCGCGAGAAAAGAGACGTATCCTTCCGAGAATTATTTCTTTTCCGGATTTAGAATGCTCTTAAAAAACAAAAGAAGATATGGAGGTTATCTCGTCCACTTGGCGATGGTGATCCTTTTTATCGGATTTGCGGGAAACGCGTTCAAACAAAACACTTCGATCAAATTCTTTTACTTCTTAAACGCGCCTGAAAAAAACGAAATCGTATATTCCAGTCAAGACACGGGAGTTCTTGGAAACTATCAGATTTCCGCGAGCACTCTCAAGATCAAACCTCTCGTAAACGGAGACGCCAAAAACGGTTTAAACATTCAGAATGTGATCGTTTCTCACGAAGCGACCTTTCAAGTCAAACGTCATCTGAAAGATTTTTCGACGATGGTGACCGAAAGAAGATTTTATCCGCAGATTTCGCATCTCAGCGGAGACTTTGAAACTCATATCCCGACGAGTGAACCGGCGATCGCGTCGACTCCAAAAGAGGATCTTTATATCCAATTGGGTGCGATCGAACACGCGGATCTTTCGGATGAAAATCCGGATCTTCCTCTTTTATTTATGAATTATCTTTTTACGAACGAAAATCAACCCGTTCGTAAACTGGAGAATTTCAATCGTTTTCCAAGGCAGATCGTCGCCAACTTGGAAGTCTGGGTCAATCCACTCGTAAAATTTATTTGGGCGGGTTCCCTACTCTTTTTCTTCTCGGGACTTCTGATCCTTCTTCCTATTGGAGAATCCAGAAATTGA
- a CDS encoding cytochrome c maturation protein CcmE produces MNIKFTVLAGIILLSLGSIAYFSSKETSYTLLDASELAASPARYQDDLLRVRGFVKLGTVVREGKTAKFILEFNDKEIPVFFTGETLLPDAFKEGTRARVDGYMKDGVLVSDHVEAKCASKYEADYSEENK; encoded by the coding sequence ATGAATATCAAATTTACGGTCCTCGCCGGGATCATTCTTCTTTCCCTCGGCTCCATCGCTTATTTCTCATCCAAGGAAACTTCATATACGCTTCTGGACGCTTCCGAATTGGCAGCTTCTCCCGCTCGTTACCAAGACGATCTCTTAAGGGTCAGAGGTTTTGTAAAATTAGGGACGGTGGTTCGCGAAGGTAAAACCGCAAAGTTTATCTTAGAATTTAACGATAAGGAAATCCCGGTTTTTTTCACCGGAGAAACTCTTCTTCCGGACGCATTTAAAGAAGGAACAAGAGCAAGAGTCGACGGTTATATGAAGGACGGAGTTCTTGTTTCCGATCACGTGGAAGCAAAGTGTGCTTCCAAATACGAAGCCGATTATTCGGAAGAAAATAAATAA
- a CDS encoding YdcF family protein — MSTILFSISKLVTLVLFPLPLVLLVLLFVGFKLKRWKEKISILIPVLFLWILSTSTVSQKLIQSLEIYYPPVSVSVVPKADVILVLGGMVSTLSRHDEPVELNNTAERLTETIRLYQAKKAPRILFSGGSGNLFYQEVPESEPAGRFLRQLGIPESSLILESKSRNTAENVAFTTELLNERGWKSIILVTSSFHMKRSVENFQNKGLTIIPFPTDFRAQKSVLTLDNFFPSTFCLENSTISIKEWIGILVQKIRNS, encoded by the coding sequence ATGTCTACAATCCTATTCTCCATTTCCAAACTTGTAACGCTCGTCCTATTTCCTCTTCCTTTAGTTCTCTTAGTTCTGTTGTTTGTCGGGTTCAAACTCAAACGATGGAAAGAAAAAATTTCCATTTTGATTCCGGTCCTTTTTCTCTGGATTCTTTCCACGAGCACCGTCTCTCAAAAACTCATTCAATCTTTGGAAATTTATTATCCACCCGTTTCCGTTAGCGTCGTCCCAAAGGCGGACGTCATTTTGGTGTTAGGCGGAATGGTGTCCACGCTGAGTCGTCACGACGAGCCGGTGGAATTGAACAACACCGCGGAAAGACTTACGGAAACGATTCGGCTCTATCAGGCAAAGAAGGCGCCTCGAATTCTTTTTTCGGGCGGTTCCGGAAATCTTTTTTATCAAGAAGTTCCCGAATCGGAACCGGCCGGCAGATTCTTAAGACAACTCGGAATACCCGAGTCTTCTCTCATCTTAGAATCCAAAAGCAGAAACACCGCAGAGAACGTCGCCTTTACGACGGAGTTACTCAATGAACGCGGTTGGAAGTCGATCATTCTTGTGACGTCTTCCTTCCACATGAAACGATCCGTGGAAAACTTTCAAAACAAGGGGCTCACGATCATTCCCTTCCCCACGGATTTTCGAGCTCAAAAGTCGGTCCTTACCTTGGACAACTTCTTTCCTTCCACATTCTGTCTCGAAAACTCAACGATCTCGATCAAGGAATGGATCGGAATTCTCGTTCAAAAGATTCGAAACTCTTGA
- a CDS encoding tautomerase family protein yields MPYVNLQVAGPLTRKQKEEIVKEFTETLERVAGKPPEVTYIVIDEVSRENWAKGGKLLE; encoded by the coding sequence ATGCCATATGTTAATCTGCAAGTCGCCGGCCCCCTTACCCGAAAACAAAAAGAGGAAATCGTAAAAGAATTCACCGAGACCCTCGAAAGAGTCGCGGGAAAACCTCCCGAAGTTACGTACATCGTGATCGACGAAGTTTCCAGAGAAAACTGGGCAAAGGGCGGAAAACTCCTCGAGTAA
- a CDS encoding TonB-dependent receptor: MRKPLYYYFRIFLLFIFISPFSVYALDVILSGTVKDKEGNPIPNARILIQESRKSAMTDEKGEFVLDHVTPGKYTFFASSRGFQSETISAIVGERDEKIQFILIKSSLDDSSINVTAKSTISDFLTSPQPITVLTGRQLDRQRGENAMSAINNTPGVSNLTTGAGTSKPIIRGLTGQRVLVMTDGIRQEEQQFGDDHTVELDAFNIQKIEIIRGPGSLLYGSDALGGVVNVIRDKAPLSGEGVPKMAGIFNSNSYSNNKQDAGNFAVFGNIDGFGYRASANTRKAGRITTPNGTIPNTGMIEKNKSASIGLDGKWGNFYIDSFQREQTQDLFDNPNENPGATIFQKLKHEKSHFHSFFILPAGNLELDVSYQRNNRREIQSKNRLLPIKETLLDDSIDNFDKAFQYYQVTARDKNQGLNLFLDTATADAKFHHKPMFGILKGTIGVSGLQQTNKTIGSEPLIPSYGIVNLAGFFLEELKLGSLTLSAGVRGDKRATDIRNNAILGVLEQTKNYYATTGSAGLVWRINKSFSSILNYGRGFRAPTPFELLSNGVHEGTGKFEIGKDTLKPEYSNNMDFSLRYASSRIQTEISVFQNHIQNFIYAASIAEIDAESNLPKYKYKQGDAVLRGGEFSIQAELTRKLVFSGGIDIVYARNQNDTNPLPRTTPNRARAGLRWTEDSFLGMKNFYLSVNGRFYDSQYRVDPKETPTKGYNLTDIGLGFELPYFGDGTSKPTLDFSVQNAFNVSYVDHLSRYKDYALNPGVNAILKISFPFTLIQ; this comes from the coding sequence TTGAGAAAGCCATTATATTATTATTTTAGAATATTCTTATTATTTATTTTTATTTCACCTTTTTCCGTTTATGCTTTGGACGTAATTTTATCGGGGACGGTAAAGGATAAGGAGGGAAACCCTATTCCCAACGCAAGGATTCTAATTCAAGAATCCAGAAAGAGCGCGATGACCGACGAAAAAGGCGAGTTCGTTTTGGACCACGTTACGCCGGGCAAATATACTTTTTTTGCGAGCTCGAGGGGTTTTCAGTCGGAAACGATTTCAGCAATCGTCGGAGAAAGGGACGAAAAAATTCAGTTTATTCTGATTAAAAGTTCTTTGGACGATTCTTCGATCAACGTAACCGCAAAATCTACGATCTCGGACTTCCTAACTTCGCCGCAGCCGATCACGGTTTTAACCGGAAGACAACTCGACAGACAAAGAGGTGAAAACGCGATGTCCGCGATCAATAACACTCCCGGCGTCTCCAATTTGACTACGGGAGCGGGAACCTCGAAGCCGATCATCCGAGGTTTGACTGGGCAAAGAGTTCTCGTGATGACCGACGGAATCAGACAGGAAGAACAACAATTCGGAGACGATCACACCGTAGAATTAGACGCTTTTAATATTCAAAAAATTGAAATCATTCGCGGACCAGGTAGTCTGCTATACGGCTCCGACGCGTTAGGCGGCGTCGTAAACGTGATCAGAGACAAGGCCCCTCTTTCGGGAGAAGGAGTTCCCAAGATGGCTGGAATCTTCAATTCCAACAGCTATTCCAACAACAAACAAGACGCGGGAAATTTTGCGGTCTTCGGCAATATCGACGGTTTCGGTTATCGCGCGAGCGCGAACACTCGTAAGGCTGGAAGAATCACGACTCCAAACGGAACCATTCCGAATACGGGCATGATCGAAAAAAACAAAAGCGCATCCATAGGCTTGGACGGGAAATGGGGAAACTTTTATATCGATTCCTTTCAGAGGGAACAAACTCAGGATCTTTTCGACAATCCGAATGAAAATCCAGGAGCGACGATCTTTCAAAAATTAAAACACGAGAAATCCCATTTTCATTCTTTTTTTATTTTGCCCGCGGGCAATTTGGAATTGGACGTCTCTTATCAGAGAAACAATCGAAGAGAAATTCAATCAAAGAATAGACTTCTTCCGATCAAGGAAACACTTCTCGACGATTCAATCGACAATTTTGACAAAGCGTTTCAATACTATCAAGTCACCGCTCGAGATAAGAATCAAGGTTTGAATCTATTCTTAGATACCGCCACGGCCGATGCCAAATTTCATCACAAGCCGATGTTTGGTATTCTAAAAGGAACCATAGGAGTTTCCGGTCTGCAACAAACCAATAAGACGATCGGCTCGGAACCGCTGATCCCGTCTTACGGAATCGTAAACTTAGCAGGTTTCTTTTTGGAAGAATTGAAATTGGGTTCGTTAACTCTGAGCGCCGGAGTAAGAGGAGACAAAAGAGCCACCGACATCAGAAACAACGCGATCTTGGGAGTGCTCGAACAAACTAAAAATTATTATGCGACAACGGGTTCGGCCGGTCTTGTATGGAGAATCAACAAATCGTTTTCTTCGATTCTCAATTACGGAAGAGGATTTCGAGCCCCTACTCCGTTTGAACTTCTCTCCAACGGAGTACACGAAGGAACTGGGAAATTCGAAATCGGAAAAGATACTCTAAAACCTGAATATTCAAATAATATGGATTTCTCTCTGAGATACGCGTCTTCGCGAATCCAAACCGAAATCAGCGTTTTTCAAAATCACATTCAAAATTTTATATATGCCGCGAGCATTGCGGAAATAGACGCGGAGTCCAATCTTCCGAAATACAAATACAAACAGGGGGACGCCGTGTTACGGGGCGGCGAATTCTCCATCCAAGCGGAATTGACTCGGAAATTAGTTTTTTCAGGCGGAATCGATATCGTCTACGCAAGAAATCAGAACGATACAAATCCGCTTCCCAGAACGACTCCAAATCGTGCGCGCGCGGGACTTCGATGGACCGAAGATTCTTTTTTAGGCATGAAGAATTTCTATCTTTCCGTCAACGGAAGATTTTACGATTCTCAATACCGTGTGGATCCGAAAGAAACTCCGACCAAGGGTTATAACCTAACGGACATCGGGTTAGGTTTTGAATTGCCCTACTTCGGAGACGGGACTTCCAAACCGACCTTGGATTTTAGCGTTCAAAACGCATTCAATGTTTCTTATGTAGATCACTTGAGCCGTTACAAAGACTACGCCCTCAATCCGGGAGTCAATGCGATCCTAAAAATTTCCTTTCCCTTTACTCTTATTCAATAG
- a CDS encoding LIC10965 family protein: MLLKRLKVAILLLLLVGWMGREIHTHSEKEFRTAASHSTYASQEDVKHSPPCPICQFQRNVSSLWNPDFLVRNSSLLLVKENITSSNVLIVSLTVYQIQLGRAPPLLFTI, translated from the coding sequence ATGTTGTTAAAACGCCTTAAAGTCGCAATTCTTTTACTTCTACTCGTCGGTTGGATGGGCAGGGAGATCCATACTCACTCGGAGAAAGAATTTCGCACAGCAGCTTCCCATTCTACTTATGCTTCTCAAGAAGACGTCAAACACTCTCCACCTTGTCCTATTTGTCAGTTCCAAAGAAATGTTTCTTCTCTGTGGAATCCGGATTTTCTCGTTCGAAACTCTTCGTTACTTCTCGTAAAAGAAAACATCACTTCTTCGAACGTTCTTATCGTTTCTCTTACCGTATATCAGATTCAACTCGGCCGCGCACCTCCTCTCCTTTTCACGATCTAA